GGCGATGATCAGGTCGGCCTGCGCCGCGGCCACCATCCGCTCGGCGGTGGCCGCGTCGACCTCCTCGGTCACCGCCACGATGCCCCCGAAGGCCGAGCGCTCGTCGCACTCGAAGGCCCGCTGGTAGGCGTCGGCCTGGGTCGAGGCGACCGCGGCCCCGCACGGGTTGGCGTGCTTGACGATCACGGCGGCGGGTCGACCGAACCGCGCCGCCAGGTCGTGGGCGATCTGCCAGGCGGCGTCGGCGTCGTAGAGGTTGAGGTAGCTGAGGGCCAGGCCGCCGTGCTGGGTCAGCGACGCCCACCAAGGGTCGGCCCCGTCGGCGCGGTAGAGCGCCGCCCGCTGGTGGGGGTTCTCGCCGTACCGGAGCGCCAGGGGCTCCCGCCAGTAGGTGAGGTGTTGCGACGCCGGCAGCTCGGCCACGGCGCCCTCCCCGGAGTCTCCGGAGTCCTCCGACGATGCCGCGAACCACCGGGCGATCTCCGCGTCGTAGGCGGCGATCACCGAGAACGCCTTCGCCGCCAGCCGCCGCCGCGTGGCCGCCGACAAGGAACCCTCCGCCCGGATCTCGTCGAGCACCGGGCCGTAGTCGTGCGGATCGACGACCACACCCACCGAGGCGTGGTTCTTCGCCGCCGCCCGCACCAGCGTCGGGCCGCCGATGTCGATCAGCTCGATCCCCGGATCCGTGGAGAAGGGATAGAGGTTGGACACCACCAGGTCGAACGGCTCGATGCCGTACTCCTCGAGCTCCGCCACGTGCGCCGGGTCGGACCGGTCGGCCAGCAGGCCACCGTGGATGTTGGGGTGCAGCGTGACCACCCGGTGCCCCAGGATCGCCGGGAACCCAGTCAGCTCGGCCACGTCGGTCACCGACAGGCCGGCCTCGCGCAGCGCCGCCGACGTGCCACCGGACGACACCAGCTCCCACCCCGCCTCCACCAGCCCCCGGGCGAGGCCCACCACCCCGTGCTTGTCGTAGACGGACAACAGGGCGCGCGGCGCGGACGGGGGCACTAATCCTCCAACTCGTGTTCGATGTAGCGGCGGATCGTGTGGGGGTAGAGCTGACGCTCCACCTCCTTGATGCGCTCGTGCAGGGTGGTCTCGGTGTCGCCCGCGAACACCGGCACCGCCTCCTGGGCCAGGATCGGGCCGTCGTCCATCTCGGCGGTGGCGACGTGGATGGTGGTGCCCGTGACCTTCACCCCGTGGGCGAGGGCGTCGCGCACGGCGTGCCAGCCCTTGAACGCCGGCAGCAGCGCCGGGTGGCTGTTGAGGACCCGGCCGGGAAAGGCGTCGACGATGCCCGGGACCACCGTGCCGAACCCCGCCATCACCACCAGGTCGACCCCGTGGGACAGCAACACCTTCACCAGGCGCTCCGAGTACGCAGCGCGGTCGAACGCGCTGCCCCACTCCGTCCGTTCGACCAGTTCGGTCGGGGTGCCGTGCTGCCCCGCCACGTCGAGCGCGCGGCACTGGCGGTCGGTGACCACGACGGTGACGGGCAGCGCGTCCGCCAGGATCGCATCGAGTAGCGTGCCGCTGCCAGAGGCAAGGACAGCGATCCGAGCTGCGGGCATCGGAGCGATGCTAGCTGGGTACGCTCCCGGCGCTCGAAGCTCGGGAATGACTGACGGGACACCACGTGACGCGTTAGCGTTCCAGCACTGCGCCTCATCTGAGTACCGACAGAAAGGGCGGTTAATTCCGTGGACCTCAACAAGTTGTCCCTCGGCGACAAGATCGTCGCCGGAGCGGGCATCGTTCTCTTCCTCTTCTTGCTGATCCTTCCGTGGCACAGCGTGACGGTCGACTTCGGCGAGTTTGGTGGCGAGCACACCGAGACCGTTGGTGCGCTGTCGAGCCAAAGTGGCTTCGGCGTTCCGTGGCCGGCATACCTGGTGATCCTGCTGCTGATCGCGCTCGTGGCCGTGGTGCTTGTTCGCAAGCTGACCACGACCGACCTGCCCGAGCTGCCGATCCCCTGGCGCCAGGCGATCTTCTACGGCTCGATCGCCGTCCCGGTCCTGCTGCTGCTGAAGCTGATCCTGGAGACGGACTACCTCGCGTTCTGGGCCTACCTCGACATCCTGATCGGCATCGGCATCGCCTACGGCGGTTTCCTGATCTCCCAGGAGGCCGACGAGCCGGCTGCGGGCACCGCACCCCCGACGCCCTTCTAGGCACTGTCGCTCGATCGTTCGGAGAGGACGAGAGGGCGAGAGAGAACGAGAGAACGAGAAAGGCCCCGCTCGCAGGAGCGGGGCCTTTCCGTTACCTCGCCCTCCTCAGGGCGACCGTCGGGGTCGCAACGGGCCTCAGAGGCCGCGGACCACCTCGACCATGAGCTGACCGGCCTCGGTGGGGTTGAGGCCCACCTTGGCGCCGGCGTCGCGCAGGGCGTCCATCTTGGCCTGGGCCGTGCCCTTGCCGCCCGACACGATGGCGCCGGCGTGGCCCATCTTCTTGCCGGGAGGGGCGGTTACGCCGGCCACGTACGTCACGACCGGCTTCGACATCTTGGCGGCGATGAACTCGGCCGCTTCCTCCTCGGCCGAACCGCCGATCTCGCCGATCATCATCACGGCCCGGGTGTCGGGGTCGGCCTCGAACGCCTCCAGGCAGTCGATGAACGACGTGCCGGGCACCGGGTCGCCACCGATGCCGACGCAGGTCGTCACGCCGATGTCGTTGAGCTTCAGCTCGTAGAGCGCCTGGTAGGTCAGCGTTCCCGAGCGGCTCACGATGCCGACGTTGGGTCGACCCTCGACCGGCTCCTTGGCGATGTGGCCGGCGGTGATGCCGATGTTGGCCTTCCCCGGGCTGATGATGCCGGGGCAGTTCGGCCCGAGCAGCCGCACGTGGGGGAAGTCGCGCCGCAGCTTGTTGAAGAACCAGGCCTCGTCCTGGGCGGGCACGCCCTCCGTGATGCAGGCGATGAACGTGACACCGCCCTCCGCGGCCTCGATCACCGCGTCACGCACGCCCGGCGCCGGGATGAAGATGCACGACGCGGTGGCGCCCGTCTCGGCGACGGCGGCGGCCACCGAGGCGAACACCGGGATGCCCTCCACGTCGGTGCCGG
The Acidimicrobiales bacterium DNA segment above includes these coding regions:
- the purH gene encoding bifunctional phosphoribosylaminoimidazolecarboxamide formyltransferase/IMP cyclohydrolase is translated as MPPSAPRALLSVYDKHGVVGLARGLVEAGWELVSSGGTSAALREAGLSVTDVAELTGFPAILGHRVVTLHPNIHGGLLADRSDPAHVAELEEYGIEPFDLVVSNLYPFSTDPGIELIDIGGPTLVRAAAKNHASVGVVVDPHDYGPVLDEIRAEGSLSAATRRRLAAKAFSVIAAYDAEIARWFAASSEDSGDSGEGAVAELPASQHLTYWREPLALRYGENPHQRAALYRADGADPWWASLTQHGGLALSYLNLYDADAAWQIAHDLAARFGRPAAVIVKHANPCGAAVASTQADAYQRAFECDERSAFGGIVAVTEEVDAATAERMVAAAQADLIIAPSYAPGTIEALQAKRKNTRLLEAEGPVPDAWHLRPVTGGLLVQDQHRFVADRADWRVVTARRPTDAEWADADLAWRLCGWVKSNAVVLAKDGVAWGIGAGQQNRVESGELAASKAAGRAAGGACASDAFYPFPDGIEAAAAAGVAVVIQPGGSVRDDVNIAKADDLDLAMVFTGERHFLH
- the purN gene encoding phosphoribosylglycinamide formyltransferase produces the protein MPAARIAVLASGSGTLLDAILADALPVTVVVTDRQCRALDVAGQHGTPTELVERTEWGSAFDRAAYSERLVKVLLSHGVDLVVMAGFGTVVPGIVDAFPGRVLNSHPALLPAFKGWHAVRDALAHGVKVTGTTIHVATAEMDDGPILAQEAVPVFAGDTETTLHERIKEVERQLYPHTIRRYIEHELED
- the sucD gene encoding succinate--CoA ligase subunit alpha, with the translated sequence MSIFVDETTKVVYQGLTGSQGRFYGLLNKEYGTQVVAGTNPKKAGTDVEGIPVFASVAAAVAETGATASCIFIPAPGVRDAVIEAAEGGVTFIACITEGVPAQDEAWFFNKLRRDFPHVRLLGPNCPGIISPGKANIGITAGHIAKEPVEGRPNVGIVSRSGTLTYQALYELKLNDIGVTTCVGIGGDPVPGTSFIDCLEAFEADPDTRAVMMIGEIGGSAEEEAAEFIAAKMSKPVVTYVAGVTAPPGKKMGHAGAIVSGGKGTAQAKMDALRDAGAKVGLNPTEAGQLMVEVVRGL